CAGGGACTGGAGTGAGGCgggccaggctgagagggaCACCTGCTACCAGCCCATTATCAAAGAGATACAAAGACTTTTTCCAAGTGACCAATAGTAGGAAGATTTGATTCTTCTGCATCATACACATACATGCCATAAACAGAGGACAGATTCATACATACTGCATGTTTTACATAGGGAAAGGCAAATGAAaaccaacagaaaaaaaggcatATGATTATTTAATGATCATCTTTGATGCTGTGCTGTTAATGCTCTTTTACTTAGTTGGTGTTTCCATGTGATATGTGCATTTTATTATGTCAGCGATGTGTCTAAGGTGAGCGTGCTGATTCCGGGTGCTGGGCTTGGACGTCTAGCATGGGAGATAGCTTGTCTGGGTTACACATGCCAGGGCAACGAATGGAGCCTCTTCATGCTCTTCTCGTCAAACTTTGTTCTCAACAGGTGCAGCACACACAGGAGCAATTCTATACAACTTTATCATTTGTAGAACACTGCTTTTATCCACCTATCCTAATATCCTTTAACCACTCCATTCAGGTGTGAAGAGGTGAACGCTCTGACTCTGTACCCTTGGATCCACCAGTTTAGCAACAACAAGAAATCCTCTGACCAAACACGATCAATCCAATTTCCTGATGTCAACCCTCAGAATTTGCCACTAAATTCAGACTTCTCCATGGTAGCCGGAGACTTTGTGGAAGTCTACACTGAACCTGGTGAGTAAAAGCTCTGTATTCTTTAGCCACTTGTGTGTGAAATTACAAACCACACCCCAAATGATATTTGCGAAAAATATATTATCTTTATGTTTTAGAATGCTGGGACTGTGTGGCAACCTGCTTCTTTATTGACACAGCTCATAACGTCATTGATTATGTAGAGACCATTTGGAAGATTCTGAAGCCTGGTGGAGTGTGGATTAACCTGGGTAAGTCAGTTTGTGTTGGAGAGTAATTATTAAACTCTAGTGTGAGACAATTAGTTAATACAATAGGCTAAACATATTTTATAACATTATTATTCTCACTTCAACTGGACAACAAATTGGCAGACAATGTCTATCAATGCTACTGTTTGGAGTTATAGTATGTTATTCAGTACTGCTGTATGACTACCGCACAAGCAGATAAAAAAGTATTCGAAAGTCACCAAAAAACGTGTAACTTTTTCCAGGTCCGTTGCTGTATCACTTTGAGAACATGGCCAATGAGCTTTCAATTGAACTTAGCTATGAAGATATTAAGAAAGCAATGGTGAGATTTGGCTTCCACATTGAGGTAAACCTAAGACTTTGTTTTAAATTTGCGGCTTATTGGTATTTTCTTTTGAATGTAACATTTGCTGCACTAGTATAGTGATCCTGATATTTTCCTTGCAGGTTGAGAAAGATTCGATGCAGACAACCTACACAGAAAATGACCGCTCTATGTTAAGGTACGTGTATGACTGTGTTTTCTTCGTAGCACGGAAACCTGCAGATCTGTGTTTTAACAATCAAGAGGACGACCAACACCCAAGTTCTCCACCGGCTGCCAAGTCACTGCGACGAGAAAGCACTGACAGCCTAACGTGACAGAAAGTCTTTTGACAAAAACTGAacttaaaatgtgtaaaaccaTAAGATATGAGAAGACTGAACTGGCACAGAAAAAGAAGTATCATcgaaagtgtttttattttattttaaatgtttttatgattcACCTGATGGAGAAATGTACCCATTTCCACTGGACTCAACCTGACTCTGTTTAGAGAATATGGTATTGAATATTGCAGTTGTAGTGTATATGTAACGTGTGAAAAGTGGAAATGACTGAGTTACATTTAGCAGCTGTTTAGTGGGACAGTGTGCCAACTACACAAGAAATGTATTAAGGCCTGAAGCATCATTGACTATTTttcactgcctgtgtgtgaatgtgtgtgtcaaATGAGCATAAGGGAACATTTGCTTGTTAAATCTTAGTCTTTTTTCTCATTTGCATTGATTA
Above is a window of Betta splendens chromosome 9, fBetSpl5.4, whole genome shotgun sequence DNA encoding:
- the carnmt1 gene encoding carnosine N-methyltransferase; the protein is MAETAGEEDQGGKYLHKERIKYSPEEEASLERQHFWRIIDAFRFYRVHVQEHVNRAERQFRSLPSHHQRLLPGVLPNLARLRQCADHNQEVLQAIIHNSLDMFENMEYSERGDPRKVHPTSTFDMDKLKSTIKQFVRDWSEAGQAERDTCYQPIIKEIQRLFPSDQYDVSKVSVLIPGAGLGRLAWEIACLGYTCQGNEWSLFMLFSSNFVLNRCEEVNALTLYPWIHQFSNNKKSSDQTRSIQFPDVNPQNLPLNSDFSMVAGDFVEVYTEPECWDCVATCFFIDTAHNVIDYVETIWKILKPGGVWINLGPLLYHFENMANELSIELSYEDIKKAMVRFGFHIEVEKDSMQTTYTENDRSMLRYVYDCVFFVARKPADLCFNNQEDDQHPSSPPAAKSLRRESTDSLT